TTTTCTGGAAACTCCTTTTAGTTGCATTCTTGAAGAGCCTAGGCCATGAAGAGTTTGCCTACATTTTAGACAGTGAATTCCTTGATGTTCCGGCAGTAAGTATTAACCTGGTCAGCAAAGAATCGAGAATCCTTCCTGGCTGGGGGCTGGATGGTTTGAAGAGTTGGACAGATCCTCctcaggaagtggggggggggggggcgttctcCTCGAATCTGGCACTGCATATGCTTCTGCTGGCAATGCCACTGTTACCAGTGTTTCTGCTGCCGCCGTTTACTCATGTTCCTCATGTATGTGCGATATTTAACTATATCTTGGCTCATTTTATCCACTCTGTCCATCAGCAACTGCAGATTCTTTCCCAAATGATGGCTGCTAGTAAGGCTGAGCAATTCACGATTATCCGCTACAACTGACTTCTCAAGTTCCCACATTAGTCTGTAGATCAGATGTAAATTTTTAATTAGGATCAGCCCTTCAAACATATGTTC
This DNA window, taken from Myotis daubentonii chromosome 10, mMyoDau2.1, whole genome shotgun sequence, encodes the following:
- the LOC132242541 gene encoding eukaryotic translation initiation factor 3 subunit H-like, which encodes MFVIQALLASQFSYQHAIEECVVLIYDPIKTAQGSLSLKAYRLTPKLMEVCKEKDFSPKALKKGRITFEHMFEGLILIKNLHLIYRLMWELEKSVVADNRELLSLTSSHHLGKNLQLLMDRVDKMSQDIVKYRTYMRNMSKRRQQKHW